The following proteins come from a genomic window of Haloarcula salinisoli:
- a CDS encoding DUF302 domain-containing protein, with product MSYTMKTSVTGAFDQVVERTVDALEDEGFGVLCDIDVRSTFEEKLGEEFRQYRILGACTPALAHEGLTAERDLGALLPCNVIVYETDDGDVTVSAVDPQRLVGIADNDALDSIATDVTDRFERVLSTVGNGTR from the coding sequence ATGAGCTACACGATGAAAACGTCTGTGACTGGTGCCTTCGACCAGGTGGTCGAACGGACCGTCGATGCGCTCGAAGACGAGGGGTTCGGTGTCCTCTGTGACATCGACGTTCGGAGCACGTTCGAGGAGAAACTCGGGGAGGAGTTTCGACAGTATCGCATCCTCGGTGCCTGCACCCCAGCGCTCGCACATGAAGGGCTGACCGCGGAGCGCGACCTGGGCGCACTCCTCCCGTGTAACGTCATCGTCTACGAGACTGACGATGGCGATGTCACCGTGAGCGCTGTCGACCCGCAACGGCTTGTCGGCATCGCGGACAACGATGCACTCGACTCGATTGCAACAGACGTTACCGACCGATTCGAACGGGTGTTATCGACAGTCGGCAACGGAACTCGATAG
- a CDS encoding SHOCT domain-containing protein — protein MMDGYTMGGGWGLLGGAMGLWGLLWMGLLVALPLYLVWKLRTHRDDERGDRSMEVLRERYARGDLSDEEFEQRREQLERSL, from the coding sequence ATGATGGATGGATACACGATGGGAGGCGGCTGGGGACTTCTCGGCGGCGCAATGGGGCTTTGGGGACTCCTCTGGATGGGACTGCTGGTCGCTCTCCCGCTGTACCTCGTCTGGAAGCTCCGGACGCATCGAGACGACGAGCGTGGCGACCGCTCGATGGAGGTCCTCCGCGAACGTTACGCGCGTGGTGATCTCTCGGATGAAGAGTTCGAACAACGGCGAGAACAGCTGGAGCGGTCCCTCTGA